The DNA region AATGTTTAGTAAATGGATCCTTGATATTGGAGAGGGGAAGGTTCCTGCTTTTTCAAAGCAAGGAGAATCAGAAGCTACATGGATACAAATACCAGAAGACCTGATACTTAGGACTGATGGTGATAAAATTGCATGTATTGTGAATAGCATTTATAATGATTTGACTGAAAAATATATGGACGCATCTTATTTACGAGAACGAGCAATATTGACACCAACTAATGATATTGTTGATTTAGTCAATAATCACGTTGTATCTTTGATTCCTGGTGAAGCAAAACAGTACTTAAGCTGTGATAGAATATCTAAAGCACCTGGTAGTCATGAATCCTTGGATATACTTTACCTTGTTGAATTTTTGAATTCTTTAAATGGCAACAATTTCCCAACACATGAGTTGATCCTCAAAAAAGGAGTACCTATTATGTTGCTGCGAAATATAAATCAGTCTATTGGTCTATGTAATGGTACAAGACTCATTGTTACAGCTCTTGGGAATATGGTTATTGAGGCCCAAATTATGACTGGAACGCACACAGGACGTACAGTTTTGATACCTCGTATTAGCCAAACTCTTAAGAATACAAAATTACCTTTTACAATGGAAAGGAGGCAACTCCCTATTAAAATATGCTAAGCTATGACTATCAACAAGAGCCAGGGTCAGACTTTATCCTCTGTTGGTGTTTATCTTAAAAACCTGTCTTCACCCATGGTCAACTCTATGTTGCTGTCTCTCGTGTCAATTCGAAAAAGGGCTGAAGATGCTAATAGAGGATGATGATGGAAATTGTACAGACACCACAAGAAATATTGTTTACTCCGAAATTTTTTCTAATATATAGCTACTGCTGTAATTGAATGTATTCCTATAAACAACTAAAATATTATGTGAAAAGGTGATTACTCCTTTTGTGCTTTCCCTGCAGATGTATTTTTCCAATAAATTGTTTACTAAACACAAACTGTTTAAAATGCAGGACCACTATGTCTTTCAGCCAGCTCTCTAGTTTAACTCCTAAAGATAAGCTGAAAACAATTTGTGTGAAAGTATCAAGAAAATGGGAGTTTCGAGGGCTTAACGATGATGGACCTCTGCAGCATGTTGATCTAGTGCTTGTAGATGATCAGGTTGCGCACCTGTGCACTTCTGATTGTTATTTTTGTACTATGCCATCAATTGACTTTTTAAACACAGTGACTTTATAGGACATATAATAATGGATTCTAACTATTTAAATTTTCCATTTTTTCACTCAGGGTAATTCTATTTATGCTGAGATCCCAGCATCTGAGGCAGAAAGACACAGCTCAACTCTTGAAGAAGGGAAAATATATATTATGAGCAGATTCAGAGTTTGCAATGCCAAGAATTATTGCAAGTCTTTACCAGGCCCTTACATGTTGGAGATTACATGCCACACTCGGATTAATTTAGCACGTGAAACAGCAACATTTCCAGAGTATGTTTACTTCTTAACACCTTTTGATGAGATTCCAGGATATATTGGAGACAAGAAAAAATTTCATGGTAACCACCTTTACTATCTACATCATAAGAAACAGCTAGAACAGTTGTTCAGGAATAATTCTATTTGTTTTATGTAGATGTACTTGGCTTCCTTGTACAAATCAATGAACCAGAATGGGTTCATTTTGCTAACCAAGCAACGCCTGCATTGCGAAGGGACATAGTCATTAGAGATGACAAGTACAGTACAACAGCATTCCATATTTCACAATCATTTTGGATATATTTTTAATTTCCGCAATTCTCATGCTCACACAACATTTTTGCTCGTAATGCTCTTTTAATTGCTCTTTGCTTAAATAGGCATGTGGAACTAAAAGTATCTATATGGGGTCGTCGTGTTAGAGATTTCTTGCCCACTGATATGGCAATAGAATCTAGCAATAATCCCATTATTCTGCTTCTAACTGGATGTTTAGTCAAGTTATACCAAGGTAATATAAACTTTTTTCCCACAATTGGAAATGCAATTTGATTTTAATTTAGACCGCATTCGGCAAGACGAAATACGCATGTTGACTAATTATTTCGTGTTTTAATTAATAAAGGCCAACCTTACCTGAGTGGAAGTTCTGCATGCCATTGGTATTTTAATCCAAATATACCTGAAGCAGAAGTTCTACTCAGATCGTAAGCATTTAAATAAAAGAACTCTCTATTATTTGCAGATGAACTAAATTAATTAATTTTAAATAATTTTTAATCGCCAAACTCTGTTTGTTTTTGGATTTTAGCTTGCATGGAAGTGACATAGCAATAAGACGTGTTGGTACTCCTCTTGTTGATGCAACTCAACCAGCGCCTAGACCTGTTGCGCAAAGTATGACTTTACAAAAAATGCAGGAGATCGATCCATATGAATTTCCAGTAAGATAGAACCCTGACATTCTTTACAGTTTAGAATGCCACATTAGTATTCATCTCAAAATTAAATAGAATTGCCACGTGATTTACTTCTGCAGGAAAAAGGTTGCACATGTACTGTCACAATCTCAAGGTTGATTGACGATCGAACATGGTGGTTTCCTTCGTGCAACTTATGCAACAGATCTTACAAAGCTGATGGTGCAGACTATACATGTTATGAATGTGGCACAACTAACAAATATACATACAAGTATGTTCCTCTATCTGAATATGCTGGTTATTTGAAGATATTGCACACCAGTAGACAGTTTCTTAATTAACACAAAGCCCTACCTACAGGTACAAACTATGTTTCATTGCCACTGATGGGACTGATGAAGCTGAAATGATATGTTTTGGTGAGATTGGCCGTTGAATTGTCGGTAAATCTGTTGAAACTATCATGAGAGCCCCTAGAAGTCGTGATGGACTTCCTATGGATATTGCAGCTATAGTTTCTTCAAAGTTCACTCTCGCTGTAACCATGAGTGAAAAAAGCTTTAGGAACCCAAAGAAAACATATCAGATTACAGCAATAATTACAGCATTTGGGAAACAAAAGAATATTCCATACCATTTGCCAAATCAGATTCAGAGCAGTCAAACTGAAATAGCAGGCTCCTCAAGTTGTGCTAATACACCATCTAAACTTCTGCCCATTAATGAAGTTTACCTGCAGACGCCTCCTTCAAAGGAAGTTAGCCGCACACTTGCAAGGTAAGATACTGTCAACGATAGTATTGTTAACGGAATATTTGAGACAAATGTTTTGCTGTGGTACTTTCCTAATGGTCTACAATTTTATTGCAAACTTAAAGTCCGAATCCCGAAGATGAAGCTCACGAAAAGACAAAGAGAAAATTACTTCTGGAAGAAATAAATTTGGTATGCATATTGATACTCCATTCTTTGTTTATCTACAAAACTTTGGGTAATATGATAATATTTCATCTTCTTTTCTAGGAAGAAGACACAAATGCAGATACAGCTGCACAAAACTTATCACCCAATACCAATAACTCTGAAGATGTTGTTCATGCTGGTGTTAAAAGGTACGTTTCTGTAATGTGTTTACTTTACTTATTTCTGATTATTACAATTTGTACTCTCTCAGAGGAGCTACAGAATCAGAACCACTTACTGTCCCCAAAGCTACATCCTCCAAGGGATTACGAAGCCAGAAGAAATAAGAAAATTCACATGCTCCAAGGCTGCTGTGGAAGAGCAGAACTTCATCAAGTTACAACCAGCAACAATGCATCGTAGTTTATTTTATCCAAGTTAGAATATGCAGTGCCGTAGTGGGAAACCACTTTGGTAGAAAAGCGGTATAGATGCACATCCCTCTTAGTGATGATTAGCAGTAACAATAGCTGAATCATTCTGCAAGTATTAGCTGTCATTGTACTTTGAAGAACTCTAGCACTGTCTACACTCTGTGTACTAAGCTAATATTATCGTGCACTAATCCCATTTCGAGCATCATATATTTGCTTCCAAATAATCAATGTACCGAGGAATACCTATTATTAAGCTGATATAGCAGTCTACTAAATCTAAACTATATCTTACCCCTTGAATGTTACAAAGCTCCCAAATGTACTTTTTTTTACCCATTACATATAGACTGCAGCCCATTACAAATTACATAGCACATCTCATGAAACAGAGCCCCCAAAAGTATACTCTTTTTTTGGGCCATTTAATATGGACTGCAGCCCATTACAGATTACATGGTCCATCACATGAATATTCGACTTCATCTAAATTGAGATCCCTTACACTTTTTTTACCATCGTATATTACAAATTAATAATTAAACCAATAAACACCTCCGATCTACGCGCGCGCAACGCGCGCGCAATCCACTAGTGTAGAAACAGATGACACGGTCATCCTGACCGTTCTCCATTGTAACGCCCTGGAGCTATTCTCCCGGCCTCTGTATGCACGTTAGCTAGAATCTAGGAGCTTAGCTAGCAGCTCATGGCTCACGCACATGTATATGTAACGGTCTGTTCAGATGAATCAATCGTTGAGCATTCCATTCCAACTCTCTTCATGGTATCAGTCTAACCACGATCCTATTTTTCCCGGCTGCGCTCTCCCATGGCGTCGCGTTCGTCATCCTCTGACGGCTCCTCGGCGCACAGCTCCAACCCCTTCTTCCAGGCGCCGCCGGTGCCAATTCTTGCTGCCTCTGTCAACCTCATCAACATCAAGACCCATGTTCCGGTGACGCTGGACTTCGACGAGGGAAACTACGCCCAATGGAGCGCCTTCCTCGACAACACCTTCCTGAAGTTCGGCATCATCGACCATGTTGACGGCATGGTCGACGCCCAGAACCGCCTCCACGATCCAGAGTGGACCCAGATCGATCATTGCATCGTTTCTTTGGCTCTACTCCACGGTGACCAAGGGCATCATGGACACCGTCTTCTAGCCTCGGCGCACGGCGTTCTCCCTGTGAACAACGATCCGCAACCACTTCCTCGACAACGCCATGCACCGTACGGTCTACTCCCTTCAAGAATTCCACAGCCTGTTCCAGGGCGACATGACCGTCAACGACTACTGCAGCCGCCTCAAGAAACTCTTCGACATCCTGCGCGACGTCGGCCACCCGGTGTCTAACGCCGCGCTCGTGGTGAGCACTCTCCGCGGGCTCAACCCCAAGTTCACCAACGCCATCTCCGTACTCGGCTCCAGGACTCCGCCCCCCGACTTCCTCTTCGTTCGTTCATACTTGATCCAGGAGGAACGCCGTATGGCGAACACTCACAAGATGGAGGCTGCGACAGCCCTCCTCGCCACCGGCTCGTCCACTTCCTCTAGCCCGGGCAAGTCCACGTCACCTGCCTCCAACTTCTCCCCCAACAAGTTCGGAtccaagaaaaagaagaagtcctatgatggTCGCAGTCGCAACAATGCTGATGCTCCCCAACAGGGCCAAGCACCTCCCCAACAACAGCCCTGGGGCACCGCATACAATCCCTGGACCGGCGTTGTCCAATTCTGGTCCATGCCTCCGTGGCACGCCCCCGGCAGCAGCGTTCTTGGCCCTCGCCCAAACGCCAATCAGGCCCTGACGGCATCGTACCAAGCTGCTGCTCCTTCTGCCGGCATCCTCCCGCCTCCACAGCAGCAACTCTTGGCGTCACCACAGCTGCTCGCCGCCCTCCAGGGCGGCCCTGCTCTTGGCAGCTACTCCGGCGGCGGGGACTGGTTTCTCGACACCGGCGCCTCCACACACATGGCGTTCAACCCTGGTAATTTCTCCATTACTGCTCCCTGTTCATCCTCTTCCCACATTGTTTTCGGTAATGGTGCAACACTCCCTGTTCACCATACGGCACAAGTCTCTATTCCCACTCCAAATTCCACTTTGCATCTGAACAACATTTTGATACTCTTGTTAAAAATCTTATCTCTATTCGTGCACTAACCCGTGACAACTCTGTTACCGTGGAATTTGATCATCTTGGCTTCTTCATCAAGGATCTTCACACCAGGACGATTCTTCTCCGCTGTGATAGCTCCGGGGGCCTCTATCCGCTGCGCCTCCCCGCCAACAACACAGCTTATCATAACCTCCAGGCCGTGCACTCCACCGAGCTCTAGCATGCACGTCTGGGCCATCCTAGCGCTGCTACTTTGTCTCGCATTTTATCTTCTTTTGATTTCATCTGTCATAAAGAAAGTGATCACTCTTGCCAAGCATGCCGGCTGGGCAAACATGTGAGATTACCTTTTGCACAATCAAACAGCATTGCTTTTCTTCCTTTTCACTTGCTTCACTGTGATGTTTGGACGTCGCCCGTGCTCAGTAATTCAGGCTACAAGTATTATCTTGTGATACTCTATGACTGCACACATTTTGCATGGACCTTTCCGTTACGTCACAAATCCGACGTTTTGGCCACGCTCATCTCATTCCACGCCTACGTTGCCACACAGTTTCAGCTGCCCATTCTTTGCTTTCAAACCGACAATGGCAAAGAATTTGACAACCACGCTTGCCGATCCTTCCTCCGCACCCAGGGTATTCAGCTGCGCCTCACTTGTCCATACACATCACCGCAAAACGGCCGAGCTGAACGAGTCTTGCGTACCCTCAATGACATGGTCCGCACATTGCTCGTTGACGTCGCTCTACCACTCAGTTTTTGGCCTGACGCCCTCGCTACGGCAACTTTCCTGCTGAACCGACGCCCGTGCCGGACGAGAAATAGCGCTTCTCCCTTTCACTCTCCTCTTCGGGCGCTCGCCGGAGTATGATCGGCTTCGCGTTTTCGGTTGCAAGTGCTATCCAAACACAACATCCTCATCCCCTCATAAACTCGCCCCCCGTTCTATTCCGTGCGTTTTCATCGGCTATCCAGCCGAGTCAAAGGGATACAGATGTTGTGATCCGGTTTCTCGTCGCGGACTAACCTCTCGTCACGTTCTTTTCGACGAGACAATTTTTCCTTACCCGcaccggccgcgccgcgacgcgcACGGCATGGCGTGCCCGGTCCCCAGAACCCGCACGGCGCTCCAACGGCCGCCCCTCTACAACAACCTGGGGCCGCCCCCGCGTCGCCGAGCCACGACAACCACGCCCAGCTCGACTCGCCACCAGTCGTCACCAACCCGACCTCCACTGCATCCCCACCCGCGGCACCATCGGCATCGCCTT from Panicum hallii strain FIL2 chromosome 9, PHallii_v3.1, whole genome shotgun sequence includes:
- the LOC112873165 gene encoding uncharacterized protein LOC112873165 — protein: MSFSQLSSLTPKDKLKTICVKVSRKWEFRGLNDDGPLQHVDLVLVDDQGNSIYAEIPASEAERHSSTLEEGKIYIMSRFRVCNAKNYCKSLPGPYMLEITCHTRINLARETATFPDLHGSDIAIRRVGTPLVDATQPAPRPVAQSMTLQKMQEIDPYEFPEKGCTCTVTISRLIDDRTWWFPSCNLCNRSYKADGADYTCYECGTTNKYTYKYKLCFIATDGTDEAEMICFAIVSSKFTLAEEDTNADTAAQNLSPNTNNSEDVVHAGVKRGATESEPLTVPKATSSKGLRSQKK